DNA from Pichia kudriavzevii chromosome 5, complete sequence:
TTGAAGTCCTTGTAGTTTGTTGATATGATCCATGTAGTGATTTGTGAAACGTAAAACAACCATTTCTTGTGAGATATGACATTCCGCGGGAAAAATCACATGCCTGATttttcacctttttttttttcagctcATTTTGTAGTTGCATAcggaaattgaaaaagttttataCACTTGCAAGGCATAACAGAGACAGTTGCACTTGGACGTTGATAAGTTTTCCCCAgtcttctccttcttttccccattgttttattgttaAGCGGAAGTTCATCATAAGAAGACAACGGAAgacacacacacacacacacacacacacacgAAGATGTCCGATATTCCGAATCTAGCTGGAGATGCCGTTTTGATGAAGTCAGATCCTGTTCCTGAGGGATCATTGCCAGtttttggtattgattACTCCAAGCCGGAATCTCGTAATTCCACTGCGAGGGACTTGATCGACGGTATGAGATACATGGGTATCCAAGCATCCTCTGTTGCGGAAGCATGTGATATCATTGAAGAGATGCGTGCTTGGAGGGGTAAGCATATTTCCGAGTTGGAAGAGCACGAAAGAAAGGGCACCTTTGACGAAGAAGGATATCAGAAGACCACCATTTTCCTTGGATATACTTCGAATCTAATTTCCTCTGGTTTGAGAGACACTTTGAGGTTTTTAGTTCAACATAAGATGGTTGATGCGATTGTTGCGTCTGCCGGAGGTATCGAGGAGGACATTATCAAATGCCTTGCACCAACTTACATGTCCGAATTTGCAGCCAAGGGTTCTGAGTTACGTGAAAAAGGTATGAACAGAATTGGCAATATGGTTGTTCCAAACGATAATTATTGTAAGTTTGAGGAATGGATGGTTCCATTGTTGGATAAGATGCTCGAAGAACAGAACGACAATGCAGCCAAGAACGGGAAAGATGCACTTGATGCGGGCACACCATTCTGGACACCATCTAAATTCATTGACAGGCTGGGTaaggaaatcaacaacGAAACATCTGTTCTTTATTGGTGTCATAAGAACAAGATTCCTGTTTTTTCACCAGCATTAACTGATGGGTCAATTGGTGATATGCTTTTTTTCCACACGTTCAAGGCCAGTCCACATCAATTGAGaattgatattgttgaagacATCAGGAAGATCAACACAATGTCTATGAATTCTTTCAAGGCAGGTATGATTATCCTTGGCGGTGGGTTGATCAAGCACCACATCTGCAATGCCTGTTTGATGCGAAACGGTGCCGACTGGGCCGTTTATATCAATTCTGGTCAAGAATTTGATGCCTCTGATGCTGGTGCTAGACCCGATGAAGCTATTTCATGGGGGAAAATCAAGGCAGATGCAAGAAACGTTAAGGTCTACAGTGAGGTCAGTGTCGTTTTCCCATTGATTGTCTCTGCAACCTTTGCGTCTAAatagtttttcaattccttAGGCTTTCTGTAAAGGAATCTACACGAGGATAGgaacaaaaacaccaaCTTCCCTCACAACCACTACCATTACGACCACTATCGCTAtttacaacaacaacaatacaaAAATTTACCATTCACCTTTATCTGTATACACAAGCGTATATGGATATATGTATACACTATTGGCACTAGagtttttttgttttcgatcttttttttttaagaatTTATAGAATGAACAACTTTAAGTACGATAATAAATAGAATAGACAAACTAAATTGTTGGATATAACAAATAGTCTATAGAATAAAATGTTAAAATTCAAGCTCTTTGGTTGACCTTTGGTTCCCAAGCTTGGTATTTTGGCTTTGCCGTATTGTATGGAACAAATGCGCCCTTGGTGAAGGTCAAATTGACCGGATGGTGGGCCTGTGGAGCAATGTGTCTAACTGCAACTTCGTCctttttgagtttgtttGGCGCAACGTCAGTACCGTAGGCCAACCAGTAATGCCAGCCCGGCTCTGCATGGGATGCGTCGTATCTCCAAAAGTCCTTGTATTCGACCCATCTTGTTCTCATGTGGATTTCGGCAGGGTCGTTGGTCTCGTAGTACTTATTGCCAAAGTCGTCTTCTCCAACAAGAGTACCAGACTTGGTGTCGTTCATGTAGGCAACTTGACGGCCAGAACGACGGAGACCATTTCTCCACACGTTCTTGAGAGTTCTGAAAAACGAGACAGACATAACTGAGGTTGTGTTTGGTCTGTGTCCAATGTGTGTCaaggaggggggggggggttCCTACACCATCTTCCTCCATCATCTGCCCCAATGGCTCTGTCCAATTGTACCTCTCACGTTGAAGTTTCCCGCAACCCACAGTGGCTCCTATTCGCTACAACTCCAAGCTTACGTAAGCACATAAGCAAAAGCGTAAAAAAAACCCACTACAAAACATCGGTGCACCACTGCCGAACCGAGGagaaataagaaaaaaaagaaaaaaaacaaccCTACAGTTTCCTACATGCCGACGCGTCGAGAAAGTCCCCCACTCTGTACCCCCCACGCTCCTCCCCCATCTTCCGCTTTTCCACTATTGTCGACGCGTCGGCAGAC
Protein-coding regions in this window:
- a CDS encoding uncharacterized protein (PKUD0E00710; similar to Saccharomyces cerevisiae YHR068W (DYS1); ancestral locus Anc_5.343); translated protein: MSDIPNLAGDAVLMKSDPVPEGSLPVFGIDYSKPESRNSTARDLIDGMRYMGIQASSVAEACDIIEEMRAWRGKHISELEEHERKGTFDEEGYQKTTIFLGYTSNLISSGLRDTLRFLVQHKMVDAIVASAGGIEEDIIKCLAPTYMSEFAAKGSELREKGMNRIGNMVVPNDNYCKFEEWMVPLLDKMLEEQNDNAAKNGKDALDAGTPFWTPSKFIDRLGKEINNETSVLYWCHKNKIPVFSPALTDGSIGDMLFFHTFKASPHQLRIDIVEDIRKINTMSMNSFKAGMIILGGGLIKHHICNACLMRNGADWAVYINSGQEFDASDAGARPDEAISWGKIKADARNVKVYSEVSVVFPLIVSATFASK
- a CDS encoding uncharacterized protein (PKUD0E00715; Pfam Domains: NDUFA12(3.2e-22)); its protein translation is MSVSFFRTLKNVWRNGLRRSGRQVAYMNDTKSGTLVGEDDFGNKYYETNDPAEIHMRTRWVEYKDFWRYDASHAEPGWHYWLAYGTDVAPNKLKKDEVAVRHIAPQAHHPVNLTFTKGAFVPYNTAKPKYQAWEPKVNQRA